The Snodgrassella alvi wkB2 genome window below encodes:
- the tig gene encoding trigger factor, translated as MSVTVEKLDNLERKIILALNWEDIRAKVNARMKVAQKRARVDGFRPGKAPLRIIDSMYGYGIRDEVLNEMTHKAFEDTIVAEKLKVAGLKSLTALEDADQDDEKVYKIAVVFEEFPEIKVGDLSNQEVTKFSTEIGDAEIDKTVDILRQQRTRFNHVEREAREGDRVIIDFAGKIDGEAFAGGTAENYPFMLGKGQMLPDFEAGIAGMKEDDVKEVAVTFPEDYQSKELAGKTANFTITLKNVSEAVLPEVNEEFAKSLGIEDGDVEKMRAEIKKNVSREVNRRVSEMTKDSAINALLAATPIEVPSSLITEEAKSMAARMKENFAAQGMDQKDLELPLDMFNEQASRRVAISLIMGELVREEKLEPSEEQVRNVINEFADSYEDPQEVIDWYYSDRKNLQAPTSLAIEQNVVDYVLGKAKVTDKVLTFDEVMGQQAQA; from the coding sequence ATGAGCGTAACAGTAGAAAAATTAGATAATTTAGAGCGTAAAATCATTTTGGCTCTGAACTGGGAAGACATCAGAGCAAAAGTCAACGCACGCATGAAAGTAGCACAGAAACGTGCCCGTGTTGATGGCTTTCGTCCCGGTAAAGCACCGCTGAGAATAATCGACTCTATGTACGGCTATGGTATTCGTGATGAAGTATTGAACGAAATGACCCATAAAGCATTTGAAGATACCATTGTAGCTGAAAAACTAAAAGTTGCTGGTCTGAAAAGCCTGACTGCTTTGGAAGATGCCGATCAGGATGATGAAAAAGTTTATAAAATTGCCGTAGTATTTGAAGAATTTCCAGAAATCAAAGTCGGTGATTTAAGTAATCAGGAAGTAACGAAGTTCAGCACTGAAATCGGTGATGCAGAAATAGATAAAACTGTTGATATTCTGCGCCAGCAGCGTACCCGTTTTAATCATGTTGAACGTGAGGCACGTGAAGGCGATCGGGTTATTATTGATTTTGCCGGCAAAATTGACGGTGAAGCCTTTGCTGGCGGTACTGCTGAAAATTATCCGTTTATGCTGGGCAAAGGCCAGATGCTGCCGGATTTTGAAGCAGGTATTGCTGGCATGAAAGAAGATGATGTAAAAGAAGTTGCCGTTACTTTTCCGGAAGATTACCAAAGTAAAGAGCTGGCAGGAAAAACTGCAAATTTCACTATTACTCTGAAAAACGTTTCTGAAGCAGTTCTGCCCGAAGTAAATGAAGAATTTGCCAAGTCACTTGGTATTGAAGATGGTGATGTCGAAAAAATGCGTGCTGAAATCAAAAAAAATGTCAGCCGTGAAGTAAACCGTCGCGTTAGCGAAATGACTAAAGACAGTGCAATTAATGCATTACTGGCTGCAACACCGATTGAAGTACCTTCCTCACTGATTACAGAAGAAGCTAAAAGCATGGCAGCAAGAATGAAAGAAAATTTTGCTGCTCAAGGTATGGATCAGAAAGATCTGGAATTACCTCTGGACATGTTTAACGAACAGGCCAGTCGTCGTGTTGCCATCAGCCTGATTATGGGTGAATTGGTTCGTGAAGAAAAGCTTGAGCCATCAGAAGAGCAGGTGCGTAACGTTATTAACGAATTTGCTGATAGCTATGAAGATCCGCAGGAAGTTATCGACTGGTACTACAGCGACAGAAAAAATCTTCAGGCACCTACTTCCTTAGCCATTGAGCAGAATGTTGTTGATTATGTATTAGGCAAAGCAAAAGTGACTGATAAAGTACTGACTTTTGATGAAGTGATGGGTCAGCAGGCCCAAGCCTGA
- a CDS encoding DUF1853 family protein translates to MNYSSDPIWWRLKKTIVRDLASLLTAPPPWISSAEIPVSVLLGDEGFRFLLSLDEQPESLYLFLKKHGGYQSRLGIYAERLLRYWFLHAPHSRLIAHNVQVQHNQQTLGAFDFIVQLNESIYHLELATKYYGSRSNQLENFTGLNPTDQLINKMHKIQQQLRLSTEPAAENILKDLSLEHEQLQHASIIRGMLFMPEPQQQLPAPLNSLSWQGYYVENWDEFKCSENSRFYVLDHLSFLSPARISSNAIVTFNQIKQIRQGMVAVVEERADGCWHEVQRIMKTNCKNN, encoded by the coding sequence ATGAATTATTCTTCAGATCCGATTTGGTGGCGTTTAAAAAAAACGATCGTACGCGATCTGGCCAGTCTGTTAACGGCACCACCTCCATGGATATCATCTGCCGAGATACCAGTTTCAGTACTATTGGGAGATGAAGGATTCCGATTTTTACTTTCTCTGGATGAGCAGCCTGAAAGCCTGTATTTATTTCTGAAAAAACATGGCGGATATCAGAGCCGCCTGGGCATTTATGCAGAACGTTTACTCAGGTATTGGTTTTTACATGCTCCGCACAGCAGACTGATTGCACATAATGTGCAGGTTCAGCATAATCAGCAAACATTGGGGGCTTTCGATTTTATCGTACAGTTAAACGAAAGTATTTACCATCTGGAGTTAGCAACTAAATATTATGGCAGCCGGTCAAATCAACTTGAAAACTTTACCGGTCTGAATCCGACTGACCAGCTTATTAATAAAATGCATAAAATCCAGCAGCAGCTCAGGTTAAGCACGGAGCCTGCTGCTGAAAATATCCTGAAAGATTTATCTTTGGAGCATGAGCAATTGCAACATGCCAGCATTATTCGCGGTATGCTGTTTATGCCTGAACCACAGCAACAATTGCCAGCACCATTAAATTCTTTGAGCTGGCAAGGGTATTATGTAGAAAACTGGGATGAATTTAAATGCTCAGAAAATAGTCGTTTTTATGTACTTGACCATTTATCTTTTCTGTCTCCTGCACGCATCAGTAGTAATGCTATAGTTACCTTCAATCAGATTAAGCAAATCCGCCAGGGTATGGTTGCAGTGGTTGAAGAGCGTGCAGACGGCTGCTGGCATGAAGTGCAGCGTATAATGAAAACAAATTGTAAAAACAACTAA